A window of Pan paniscus chromosome X, NHGRI_mPanPan1-v2.0_pri, whole genome shotgun sequence genomic DNA:
TTATAaaaattcctctctctctctctctctctttctctctctctctctctctctgtgtgtgtgtgtgtgtgtgtgtgtgtgtgtgtgtgtcacctctcttcccttctcctctcctctcctcttctcttctcttccattcACAGGGAACTGTTAAGAGGAGACAAGAAGAAGACCACTTCCAGTTTCCAGACATGGCTGATGGGGGCTACCCTAATAAAATTAAGAGGCCTTGCCTTGAAGATGTCACCCTTGCAATGGGCCCAGGCGCTCATCCTAGTACTGCCTGTGCAGAACTGCAGGTCCCTCCATTGACAATAAATCCTAGCCCTGCGGCTATGGGAGTGGCTGGCCAGTCATTACTGCTGGAGAATAACCCTATGAATGGCAACATCATGGGCTCACCATTTGTAGTACCACAGACTACAGAAGTGGGACTGAAAGGGCCCACTGTTCCTTACTATGAGAAAATCAACAGCGTGCCGGCTGTAGACCAGGAGCTTCAAGAGCTGCTAGAGGAGCTCACCAAAATTCAAGACCCTTCTCCAAATGAGCTAGATCTTGAGAAGATACTGGGGACGAAGCCAGAAGAGCCACTGGTTTTAGATCATCCCCAGGCAACCCTAAGCACAACTCCCAAGCCTTCGGTTCAGATGTCACACTTGGAGAGCCTGGCTTCCAGCAAGGAGTTTGCTTCTAGTTGCAGCCAAGTTACTGGCATGTCACTTCAGATCCCATCCTCCTCCACAGGGATCAGCTATTCGATTCCTTCCACCAGTAAGCAGATAGTGTCACCGAGTTCTTCAATGGCACAGTCCAAGAGCCAGGTCCAGGCCATGCTCCCTGTCGCTCTGCCCCCCTTACCAGTGCCTCAGTGGCATCACGCCCACCAGCTGAAGGCGTTGGCAGCCAGCAAGCAGGGGTCTGCTACAAAGCAGCAAGGGCCCACCCCCAGTTGGTCTGGTCTGCCTCCTCCAGGACTCTCTCCACCTTACCGCCCAGTGCCATCACCACACCCACCACcgctgccactgccaccaccaccccccccATTCAGCCCCCAGAGCCTCATGGTGTCCTGCATGTCGTCCAATACCTTGTCGGGTAGCACTCTCCGAGGCTCTCCCAATGCCTTACTGTCAAGCATGACATCCAGCAGCAATGCTGCCCTGGGGCCCACCATGCCCTATGCTCCTGAGAAGCTCCCCAGCCCTGCTCTCACTCAACAGCCGCAGTTCAGCCCTCAGAGCTCCATTCTTGCCAACCTCATGTCCTCTACCATCAAAACCCCTCAAGGACACCTGATGTCTGCTCTGCCTGCCAGCAACCCTGGGCCGTCCCCACCCTATCGCCCAGAGAAGCTCTCTAGCCCAGGCTTGCCACAGCAGTCCTTCACCCCACAGTGCTCCCTGATCCGAAGCCTCACTCCCACCAGTAATCTTCTAAGccagcaacagcaacagcagcagcagcagcagcaagcaaATGCGATCTTTAAGCCCATGAGCAGCAACTCATCCAAAACCCTGAGCATGATCATGCAGCAGGGGATGGCAAGCTCCAGCCCAGGAGCCACGGAGCCATTTACTTTTGGCAACACCAAGCCCTTGTCCCATTTTGTTTCTGAGCCGGGTCCCCAGAAGATGTCCTCCATGCCTACCACCTCTAGGCAGCCTTCCCTGCTCCACTACCTGCAGCAGCCGACACCAACGCAGGCCTCCTCAGCCACTGCCTCCTCCACGGCCACTGCCACCttgcagctgcagcagcagcagcagcaacagcagcagcagcctgaCCATTCTTCATTCCTTCTGCAGCAGATGATGCAGCAACCCCAGCGTTTTCAGCGATCAGTGGCCTCAGATTCCATGCCTGCTCTGCCCAGACAGGTAAGACAATCTCATATCTGGCTGTGTTCTTTTGTTTTGGAAGTAACAACTGTGTTTCATGTTGCCAATATCTGGCTCTGGAGGGTAAATCCAGGCTATAGTTCTCTCTGAGACTGGAAAAGACTCTGAAAAAGTCTACTGAAGTCAGCTAATCCTGTGTGGTTAAAAGCACAGTGTTAATAAGGCCAAGGTTATGGTTTCAGTGCCTGTTCAAGTCACCTAACTTCCCTAGAAGGAAAGCTGCACCCACAAGGTGCTCCCGGTGGAAGGAGCCAGGTGGGACAAGTCCGAATACAGAAATGCCTTCCCTGCACTGGGCCATGTAGAAAGACTAGTGAATCCTTCTTAAGATGTAAGGAAATTGCACTGAAGCATTTAATCTTATCCCTGCTGGCAGAAGGACAAACACTGAGCCTTCTAGAAATGCCACAGCAAACTTTTGCTGAGCAACCTCAGCATGCCATTTGTCACTGTGCTGGATACTCAGTCAGGTCGTGAAAGGAAAAAGACAGGTATTTGCAAGGTAGTCACtctcatcatctccattttacaaatgaagaaactgaggctcagagagttgaaagacttgcccagagtcacataGTTCGCAAGGGACAGAGCAGGAACTTGAAGCCAGGTGGTCTcactccagagcctgtgctcttcTTGAAATTACTTTTGACTTCTCACCCTCCCTCATCTCCTCCAGGCTTTTCAATCATGAAATGCAGCTGATTCCACCTGGGTCGTGTCTATCACAGTTCccagttttcatttctgtgaccCCTGCCTGTATTAGTTATCTgtggctgcataacaaattaccccaagcACCAGCTTTGAACCATATGCATACGTTACCCCCACATCCTGATTTCTGGGTGTTAGGAATCCTGGCATGGTTTAACTGAGTCTTCTGGCTGAGTATCTCCTAAGGCTGCAGTCATCTCAAGGCTCAGTGgggaaggatctgcttccaagcccACTCATGTGGTTGCTGGCAGGAAGCAATTCCTTGCAGGTTGTTGGACTGAGGCCTCGGTTTCTCATGAGCTATTGGCCAGAGACCTCCCTCGGTTCCTTGCCACATGGCCTCTTCACAGAGcatctcacaacatggcagctggcttcatCTGAGTGAGCATGAGAGAGTGTGCCAGTGAAGCAGGGtaatggggagagagggaggagggatagtgCCAGCAAGTCAGAAGTCACAGTCTCTATGACCTGCTCTAGAAAGTAACATcccaccacttttgctgtattctattCATGAGATGTAAGCCAGAGGAGATTGCATGAGGGTGTAAATACCAGGAGGCAGGGTTCAGTGGGGCCAGGTCACACGTGTGCCTACACAGAATACTCAGTCACCATCTACCATCCCTCCTTCCCATTCCTCTCATCCTTGCCCAAGTTCAGGTCCTCTTGATTCTTTATCTGAACtcatacagttgacccttaactGGTCTCTCCCAATAAACCATCCATTGCTCTGAGTCGTCTTGCTAAAACAGTGACCTGATCATGTTTTACACTTGCTCAGAAGTCCCCAGAGGCCCATAAGCTGGCCCCACCAGCCTCCTGGGCCCTTCAGCATCCATCAGGCCCTGCCTTGCACTTTGTTTCTATTACCCAGAAGTGCCTTCAGCACTTGGCCCACGCTATCTGGTCTCAGCCTTTACTCTGGCCGTTCCCTGGGCCTGGTCATCCCTTCCCACATTTTCTCTCCTGTCCAACACCTGCAGCTACTTAGGGCTCAGGCACCATCCCTCCAGGAAGCTTTTCCATGACTGTCCTCAGTACTTCCATTTCCCACTGTGCCTCCCTCTTCTGGAGAGTGGTCAAGGAGGAGATTATAAAGTGCTTGGCCAGAGACCTGGCCCAAGGGAAGCACCTGTCAAGGGCTGACCTCTTATTTAAGAGCTCTGTATGAGCACACCTGTGGCAATCCCTAGAGTACAGAGGTTGTGTCTTTTCCATCCAGGTTTCCTGGAGCATAACCACGCAGAGTGCTTGACACCAGGGAGTTGGTCGTTTGATAGACCATACGACAAGCAGAGCTCCCATGGGGGTGGCCGGGGGAGCGGTGTGGAGATAGGCAAAGCACATAGGACACGGCAGGCCACCTGGGGCTCGGGCCCTGGTCTGCAGTTCAGGAGCACTTTGGTTTGATTTTATTATAGGGCTGTTGCCATCTGTTTGCATGGACttctgcagctagctcggtgaaGCCCCAGCATCAACACGGGAACTCTTTCACTAGCAGGCAAGATCCTCAGCCTGGAGACGTGTCACCGTCTAACATTGTGagcctttctgttttgttttgtcttcaaTTGGGTACATTTTTGTAGACTGATTGTGTTGTCCCAGAGCTGGATCAGCTGGCTCAGAGGGAGAATTCTTAATTATTGGGGTCATGCAAATCATACCCAACCAATTACCTAGGTGGGGTTGGAGAAAGTGTTCAGGAGAAAGACCGAACAGTCAAGCTCCCTGGGGCTAGGAGCACAATAAAGGGGGCAAGCGACCTTTGCCAGCAGAGGCAAGAAGCTGGGTCCCCAAATTGGAAATGCTATTGCCACCAAGAGCTGCCTTTCCAGCCCATGCTGGCCTGTGCCCAGGGGCCAGGCATGGGACCTGGTGCTTCACCTGCCTCTTCTCATTTTAATCCTCAGAGGCAGGGGCTGTTACCATTCTCCTGAGAGTTGGGGGGAAAGGCACAGAGAAGTGACCAAAgttgcccacagtcacacagcaagCTGGGGCCAGAGCAGACAATCTGGCTACAGAGCCCACACTCATACTCCCATGCATGGGGCACTGCCTCTGTAGCCTTCTGTTTCCACTGTCACCTCTTAACTGTTTCCTCCTCTACAAATCAAGGTGATGATAGGTTGTCTGAGGACTAAGTGTGTTAATACATCTAAAGCACTTTGAACAGGGCCTGGCATAAAGTATGTGCTGACAAGGGATTTGCTGTCACGATGACTCTACCTCCTGACCCTGTGCTCCCAGATCTGTTTCATGGGACTAAGATGTGGTTCTAAAAACCAGTAGCTGTGGCAGGACAGACACAAGCCACGCTCTCTCCAGACCCTGTACCCACCATGAGATTGATAGGAGTTGTGCAGCCTCTGAGCCTTGTGGGCTCCTTTTGCTCTAGGCCCTGCCTCTCCTGGACAACTCCCAGCctgaagggaaaggggaaaggggaaaggtcCATCCCTGCTTTGCAGGCTGGGGATCTCACTTTGCTCTTTCTTGAGCTCTCCGGCACTCTCACTCCGCTCCTCTCCCTAGCACTCTGTTCTCTACCTGGTATTCTTCCAGGCCTCCAAGCTGGGGGAATCTCAACAgtccttctgtttcttcttatGGCCTCTCCCTATTAACTCTGAGACCTAAGAACTCAGCCCTGGTCATTCTTCcaggggagagaaaaaaataaagaaaaaagcgaGTGTTTGAGGCAAGAGCTGGGACCGCTGTAGAAGGACAGATGGTGGCCCCAATGGTGGGGAAGAACATATTTCTCACTTCCAGCAGGCTAAGCAAACCTCCCAAGTTTTACTGATGACCAAGCTGAGCCTCAGGAACACTAATTACCTATGATATGGCATTTACTAGCCTGTTACATTTGCCGTGGACGATAATGGTTACCATGGAAAAACTGGACATTCATTTGAATCTGGATCTTTGAGGTTTTGTGCGGGGGGTGGgggcttttttggtttttgtcatttctttagaggcagggtctcactatattgcccagtctggtctcaaactcctgggctcaagtgatcctcccacctcagcctcccaaagcactgagattacaggcaggaaccactgcacctggtctagaTCTTAGTTTTCTAAaggagttatttttaaatgtgagatGAGACACAAACGCTTGAGTAAGCTGAAAAGCCAAATCCAGCCTTCTATAGAGGAGCTCATTTTTATGTACAGACCAGCATCTCTCTATTTGGAGGATTTTGCTTTACCAGTTGAGTGAACTATTCAATTTCAATGCACCATTCATGTCCACATAAGGTAAAAGGCAAATGCCACATGACTTTGGGGCAGCTGTTTAGCATGGGAGGTTGAGCAAGCAAGGGCACTGGAGGCAGACAGAACTGAGGCTCAAGTCTGGCTACAGATGCTGACTGATTCAGGTCCCATGAGCAAAGTTACTCAACTCCTGAGCCTCAGctgaaaatggggaaaggaatagTCCCCTTCACATAGGGCATTGGGAAGGCAAAGGAGATGCTAACCTGAAACTGCTTAGAACGGTGCCCAGCACACACTACAGGCTCAATCAGGGCTAGGGCAGCCTTGTGGGCTTGGACCTGAAACCTCCGGGGCCTGATGAATTTCCAAATTCAGAACATTTGGGACTTTGGGAAAGTAATGTGGTGCAAATACCAAATGTCACACAACCCTCCAGTGTAATCTGAAGCAGTGTTTCATTACTTTTGCAGAGAAATATGAATATTTAAGGAAGTCCAGAGTCAACTTTTGCCCCCACATAAAATTTGGCACCaaatttacaaaagtaaaattgGCTTTCAGAGCTTCTTGGACTTTAAATTACAGATAAGGGATGTGGACCTGGAATTATTAAGGGAGGGATCTTTAACTCTTTATGGAGTTGCAACACCCAGCACTGGTTTGTCAGATTTTAATGACCCCAAATTGCGTCACTGAATTCCCCACCTTccctccaggctgggtgataTATCTTGATGTTTAATCAGACTGAGGCAAAATGAATTTTGTTTGCATCATCTGATGTCCCTTCTCCCTGAAGATTACTGGAGATACCTTGGCGTGTTGCAAAAATCAGGGTTAGGACTTACTTCAGTTTCACTATTCACGACTGCAGAACAGATCTTACATTTACTCAAAGACACAAACAAGTCTGTCAAGGAGATCGGAGTTGGACTGTGGAAGACTGGGGATAGCAAGAGGCAGCCTCTGGCCAGAGTGCCCTCAGTGCACGTGCATTTGAGCCCCACTCAGATCTGCAGAGCTGGGAGTGTGGTTTCATGGGGAGGAGGGATGTGGATGGAGGCCAGTtggaataagaacaaaaaaaagccTGGAATCTGATCCTTGAGGCAGGCTGTGCAGCACAGGGGGAAGAGGgcagctgtggagaaatagaccAAGGAGGCACATGATGTTGTTTTGACAAATATGGAGAGGGTAGAGAAGGGGGAATCAAACCTGCCTTGGAGAAGGCTGGATTAAGCCCCTACTGGGTCTGATATGCTTTCTATCTTAAGGATAAGCTTTAGCTTAGGCAGTCGTGAGCACCAGGCAATTGCAGAGGCAGTGAACTCGCCATCTTCCCTTTCTGAGGGGTTGGGCCTATAAAGAGGATCTGGGCAGCTCCCTCTAAAGTGGGGCCTTGGGGAAGCCCCCACTATCCCCACCTGTGGCCTCTCTCACCCCTGGTAGACTGAACCCTCCGAAGTGCAGTACTTCCAGCACCCAGGGCCTGAAGATAGACGGCACAGGGCGGGGGACACAGGGGCCTTACCCTGGGGCCTTGGCAGGGGACAGGCCCTGGGGCTGGGCTCAAGGCCAAGTTCAAGAAAGCTCAGACTTTGGATCACTTGGGtccaaatcccagttctgccacctTTTCCGCGGGGCAAGCGATTTACCCTCTCCAGGCTtcagtctgtaaaatggagatactaGCATACCTATCTCatggggctgctgtgaggattaaatgagatgaggtAACAGCGCTTGGCATAGGGCCTGGTACACAATTATGCTCCATTGATATTAGCTGTCACTCTCAGGAAAGTTCCCGAAACCCAGAACACCAGTAACCCAATGGAATGAATTTAGTCAGCCTCGGCTCAGCATCCAGGCTCCTCTCTGACCCCTAGGAGTGGACGGTGACTTGGAGAGAAAGGGCAGGGGAGAGCTCAGTCCCTCTGGGGCTGCGTGCTCACGGACAGTCCCTTAGGGGCGTTAAGGAAGACTTTGGCCAGGTGGCTGAGGAGCAGCCAAGGCAGCAGACACAGGTTGGTGACTCCAGAAGGAAGTAGAGCTGCCAAGCCAGGCTGTGGTTTCCTGAGTGCCCCTGACCGTGGGTAGGGGAGAATGTTGTCTTCTCTTCCCTCTAAGCATGGCCAGCTGAACTTCTAGGAGTTACGTGGATGCTGAATAACAAATGCAACCACAGGACGACTTTAGGTGGGcagagaggagggggaaggaggagctaAGTTCCACCTGCAGCCAGCGTGGATCTGACCCCACCTGCTTGCAGCAGGCTCAGGGGTGCCTGACATTTCAAGACTCAGGCAGAGGGCTTACTGATACACAGTGACAATGAACAGGGCGGAAAGCGTGTACATGAGTGGCCAGGAAGGAAAGCTGGTCCTGCATAGTCATGGCACACAGAGCACGCATCCTGAGGGGatacctcccctctctcctctcgtTTCCGTCCTTCTTCTGCACCACTGACTCTCACTCCTAAAGCCTCCAAAAAGAATCTTTGCAGAAACCCAAGATTCCTTTTGGTTTGAACTTCCAAGGCTACACTAGCCCACTCAGTAGGGCATAACCTTTAATTACTGCTGTCTCAATTAGCTCTGCAAATTAAATTCTTTATATTTGAACCATGACTTTTcattgaaaacaaaaaggaacaaaccagGTTAGTGAGGCCAAGAGAATTTCCGATTCTGATCAAAGTTACATCTGCTCCATTTACAACTAGAGTCAGGAGAGGCAGAGACAGCAAGTGAGCCTTTTCCTAGTCTCAGAATCACtcattaacattttcaaaaagtaaTTATTATATTACTAAAATACATGACCTCCACCCCAAAATCAGATCCACCACATATTTTCAaggaagggcctgtcaccttggacTTACAGGTCTTCTCCCTCACTTCCCTGCATTCCTCTCTCGTTTTGAGAGTAAGGCTTGGGGGAGAGCAATACTGCTGTCTGTGTTCTCAGAGAAATTTTGTCTTTTGCTAATTCTGGCGAGAAACATCACAGATTTTATTTCAAAGGTTAGTCCTGCTAAAATGCAAGAACAGAAGCCTCTAGAGGAATCTCTGTGTTGTCCACCAGTCAAATGATAAGTAAGGAAGGGCCTCCACTTGCCAGATAAAGGACTGGGGACCAGGCAGATTTCAAAGAGCCCGTGGGTCAGAGCCGGGGCCTGCCCTGTGCGTATTCTCTGGCAGACAAGGAAATGTTTTCCTGAATGAGCattcttattttgtatttaaacATGATGGTACATACAAGCTTAGTTTTACCATTCTTTCTAAATTAAGCTGCAAAGAGCTGTTTGGTTTCGGGAAACTTTTTCTTAGCTGTTTTGTGTGGAACTATGATTAGACACCATGTAACATGCATTTTGAAAATTCGGGGACCGATATCTCAGtgttgaaaatgttttgttttaaccaCTCTAAATTGCCAGGAAATGAAACCACATGGGCTGTTGAATTTGGGAAACACAGGCTTAGAACTTGGTATTAATCTTACCAAgaatcaaaaaaaagttttttttcagtttctttttcggTTTCTAAGGGCCAttagtgatcctccacctcaaagctatttttctttttcaaaaagcgGAAATTTAAAATGAGCTGCTTGTTAAATGCTAACCTTTTAAAtgtcaacattttttttctattaaaagttAAAGAATAAGTGAGATGACACTTTCAAATGAAGGTGACTTTACATTGTTCCCCTGGAGGAATGAGCCATCAGTTAGTGTGGTCAACCCCAAAACTTATGGGGATGCACAAGGCCGCCTACTTAAGATGCATCAGTAGTAGAGATCAATAGATacaatttttttcattgcttaGTAACTGGCTTATGAAAGCTGAAGAGGCAATCATTTTCAGAAACCTCAtgtcaagttttttgttttgttttttgtttgttttgtcttaacATATCTGAAGAGAAACAAGGAAACTTGCTGAAGTTGGGATACCCAAAATGAgcccttttaaaaatgaagtgtacaaattattttatgcTAAGTTAATTAAGACAACCTACTTATTGGTCACTGTAAAGCAAGGCAAGGAATCTCATTGCGCTTTTCAAAGAACGTAAGAGGACAGAAATAAATCATTGTGTCGTGCTGCTTTAAGCTGTATCTCCTTATGAATACCTACAAACCCAAAACACAGAACACCATATGGAGCGAGCAGTCCAGTTTTGCGCACACAACAAACATGAAAGAGAAGTGCTGTCGCTCTACTACTACTATGTCCCCAGGTGAAAAGATCGCAAAATGTAAACAAGATCTAGAGCAGATGAAACTCACGGTAGACTTGCTCCATTCAGCTGTGGCCCTAACACCTACAGCCAGCACTGTCACTGAGTGCAGGAGTGGATGGTGCAGAGCAACAAGGGGAATCAAAGACGTGACCCTTCCATCCAGGTGAGCAAAGGATGAGTACTCAGAGGGCTGGActgcaccctcccctcccctccccatcctgtGCTTCTGACTCTCAGATCCACTTCTGACTCTCACATCCAGCTTCTGACTCTCAGATCCACTCATGGTCCCATATCGTGGATTTATGGAATCCTTTCCCGAGTCTATTTGTACTTTTAGCCTGTTCTGTCCCTTAGGGATTGACAAATCCCACGATCTGGGCCTGCCCTGTAAAACAACTATGTGGGGCCTGACCTGGCTGCTTTTTAGCTTGAAGGGGATAGCAGAGGGTAGAATGCTGGTTACATTTAAAGCACCCTGCTCCCAGATCCAAAAGAAAGTTTCTGCTTTTTCCTAAGGAGTTGAAACAGTCTGGGATTTTAtctgattttgttattttgcCTACAATGACAAAcactgcttttgtttgttttatcatcTTGTGTTTTTTGCTAGATGAGTGTTTATCATGCCGGCTGCACCCATCCAAAGCAGTAAGGTTGTTGAAAGCcaaaagcagcagaaaggcccaaAGAGATCACCCCACCTCACCCACAGGCTCACCTCTGCAGGTGTCTTCAGACAGCTGACTCTTAACTCTCATCTCAGCAACAGCTTCTAAGATAGAGAGTGGAATAAAGAGTCAGCATTCATCCATTTCTTCGATGTTTTCTCCTTTACCCCATGTGAACCAAGTTTCTTGGTAACGTGCAGCTAGGACTCACACAGACGAAAAGCACAGAGCCACAGGCCTTGGCTGGGTTATTGGAGCTAGGtgcacaggaaaaataaaagtgggtGCTCCAGGACATTATATATATAGTCCTGGGCTAAAGGTGGCCTTCAGGGCCTGAAAGATGGATAGCTCTACCTCACTAGGAATTATCCCACCTCTTGCTTTGCTTGTGGGAGCTTTCAGTTTGCAGCTAAAGGCTCAGGTTCCGGCCAGCTTTTTCCCCTGTAGCATGCTACCAAATCCGGCCATCTTccagttttgagcagaggaggtgAGCGTAGCTGTGGAGACACATATTCTTCTGCAGGCCCATGTCGGGGTGGCCCATGAAGAGAATTTGCCAAAGCCAGCTGGCTCAGCAGACCAACAGATGAAGGTGGACTCCTCATTTGCAATTGTGATTAATGATCATTTATTTCCATGTGACAAAGCTTTGAACGATGTGGGAGGCCCTCACCCATCCCTGAGTGGGAATAACTGGGAATGATTCCATGACCCTTTCCCTTTATCTGGCAATCCTTTCAAAGATGAGCTCTGGAAAATGTGAACAGACAATGCACTCCACTATAGCTTTCTAGTTTCACATCTTTAAACACCAAAATGTTGACACCCATTGGGATGGTtattataaacacatacacacagagagagaaaataacaagtgatggtgaggatgtggagaaattggaacccttgtgcattgttggtgggaatgtgaaatagtgcagccactgtggaaaaaagtacgacagttcctcaaaaaattacacagagaaatactgtatgatccagtgattccacttctgggtatatgccTAAAAGAATCGAAAgcaaggctggacacagtggctcacacctgtaatcgcagcactttgagaagccgaggtgggaggatcgcttgaggccaggagttcaatgccatcctgggcaacatagtgagatcccacctttacaaaaaattacaaaaattaaccaggcatggtggcgttgCCTGCAGtttcagctactccggaggctgaggtgggaggattgcttgagaccaagaggtcgaagctgcagtgagctgtgatcactgccctgcactccagcctgggtgacatagagagaccccatctcaaaaaataaaaaaaaagaaagaaagaaagag
This region includes:
- the MAMLD1 gene encoding mastermind-like domain-containing protein 1 isoform X6; protein product: MDDWKSRLVIKSMLPHFAMVGNRQEPRKLQESGTVKRRQEEDHFQFPDMADGGYPNKIKRPCLEDVTLAMGPGAHPSTACAELQVPPLTINPSPAAMGVAGQSLLLENNPMNGNIMGSPFVVPQTTEVGLKGPTVPYYEKINSVPAVDQELQELLEELTKIQDPSPNELDLEKILGTKPEEPLVLDHPQATLSTTPKPSVQMSHLESLASSKEFASSCSQVTGMSLQIPSSSTGISYSIPSTSKQIVSPSSSMAQSKSQVQAMLPVALPPLPVPQWHHAHQLKALAASKQGSATKQQGPTPSWSGLPPPGLSPPYRPVPSPHPPPLPLPPPPPPFSPQSLMVSCMSSNTLSGSTLRGSPNALLSSMTSSSNAALGPTMPYAPEKLPSPALTQQPQFSPQSSILANLMSSTIKTPQGHLMSALPASNPGPSPPYRPEKLSSPGLPQQSFTPQCSLIRSLTPTSNLLSQQQQQQQQQQQANAIFKPMSSNSSKTLSMIMQQGMASSSPGATEPFTFGNTKPLSHFVSEPGPQKMSSMPTTSRQPSLLHYLQQPTPTQASSATASSTATATLQLQQQQQQQQQQPDHSSFLLQQMMQQPQRFQRSVASDSMPALPRQQEEQRSGLMAMTPERQNAYISQQMSPFEAVQEQVTSKCSRIKTSPPSSKHLMPPRTGLLQNNLSPGMIPLTRHQSCEGMGVISPTLGKRQGIFTSSPQCPILSHSGQTPLGSLGSVCQHRQSPKATPPEVPLPGFCPSSLGTQSLSPHQLRRPSVPRMPTAFNNAAWVTAAAAVTTAVSGKTPLSQVDNSVQQHFDSNSIFAKAPVRVPLVAPVFPSQRALVPPNQMASEGRPGQKVSAALANNPSFSLLGSQSLRQSPVQGPMPVANTTKFLQQGMASFSPLSPIQGIEPPSYVAAAATAAAASAVAASQFPGPFDRMDIPPELPPADFLRQPQPPLNHLILSPDCNEVDFTEVLLKGSRVSPDEDWVCNLRLIDDILEQHAAAQNATAQNSGQVTQDAGAL
- the MAMLD1 gene encoding mastermind-like domain-containing protein 1 isoform X4 codes for the protein MDDWKSRLVIKSMLPHFAMVGNRQEPRKLQESGTVKRRQEEDHFQFPDMADGGYPNKIKRPCLEDVTLAMGPGAHPSTACAELQVPPLTINPSPAAMGVAGQSLLLENNPMNGNIMGSPFVVPQTTEVGLKGPTVPYYEKINSVPAVDQELQELLEELTKIQDPSPNELDLEKILGTKPEEPLVLDHPQATLSTTPKPSVQMSHLESLASSKEFASSCSQVTGMSLQIPSSSTGISYSIPSTSKQIVSPSSSMAQSKSQVQAMLPVALPPLPVPQWHHAHQLKALAASKQGSATKQQGPTPSWSGLPPPGLSPPYRPVPSPHPPPLPLPPPPPPFSPQSLMVSCMSSNTLSGSTLRGSPNALLSSMTSSSNAALGPTMPYAPEKLPSPALTQQPQFSPQSSILANLMSSTIKTPQGHLMSALPASNPGPSPPYRPEKLSSPGLPQQSFTPQCSLIRSLTPTSNLLSQQQQQQQQQQQANAIFKPMSSNSSKTLSMIMQQGMASSSPGATEPFTFGNTKPLSHFVSEPGPQKMSSMPTTSRQPSLLHYLQQPTPTQASSATASSTATATLQLQQQQQQQQQQPDHSSFLLQQMMQQPQRFQRSVASDSMPALPRQTHVDKACKLGEARHPQVSLGRQPPSCQALGSESFLPGSSFAHELARVTSSYSTSEAAPWGSWDPKAWRQVPAPLLPSCDATARGTEIRSYGNDP